The sequence GTTCTTGGGCTCCGCCATTAATGATTGAATCCCGAAAAAGGGCGCTCTGTATCACCGACTGGGCAAATATCAATGACCCGATTAACCGTTTTGGTATCACCCATTTGATAATCGGCGAGAATGAAGCAGACCAGCTCCTCCTCAAAACCCTTGACCCGCAAATAGTGGAAAATATGACCCTCCTCCGCCAGTTTCAAATACGGGGTCAAATTTTAAGGATTTACGCCTTACCTTAGTTACCTGTCAATAGACAATTTTCTAACCAGCTTTTTTACATTGTAGTCAAGGAGTTTTAGATAGGTTTCAGTATCGGGTAAAATGCCAATGAATTGACTCAAGACCACGATTTCGGCGCCAGTAGCGCCTGCCAGCACCTGAGCGATATCTGGATTATGCTGCGGCTCAAGAACAATCACACGGACCGACTCAGCACGCATCAACTGTGTTAGTGTCGCAAGGGTTTGCAGGGAAGGCTCCTGGCCTGGCAACGGTTCAATCGCCGCAATCATCTCAAAACCAAACGCCCGGCAGAAATAGGGCCAGGTGTTATGCATCGCCACAAACCTTCTGTTCCTCAGACCAGAAACCAGTTGTCTCAAGACCGTCTGGACACTGTCAACCTGCCTGAGATAAGCCTCTGCCCTCGCTTGGTAAAACTCTTTACCCGCAGGGTCAGCTTCTGTAAGCACATGGGCGATTCTTTTGACGCCTATCTTCGCCACCTCCGGGTCAAGCCAGATATGGGGGTTACCCCCCTGGTGAACACTAGAGCCCGCTTTTTCCTCTTGAATTAAATCCACCCCATCGCCAATCGTGACAATTCTGAGAGTGGAATTCTGCGCACCCTTGATCAAACCATCAAACCACTCATCCAGACCCAGACCAACACGAACAACCATTCTTGCCTTACTTATCTTTTC comes from candidate division WOR-3 bacterium and encodes:
- a CDS encoding metal ABC transporter substrate-binding protein, whose amino-acid sequence is MRFWVLLGAVIVPLLFSTCASKENKAIGVVATIPVLGDWVKQVGGDRVEVISLLKGQEEPHSYEPSPKDAEKISKARMVVRVGLGLDEWFDGLIKGAQNSTLRIVTIGDGVDLIQEEKAGSSVHQGGNPHIWLDPEVAKIGVKRIAHVLTEADPAGKEFYQARAEAYLRQVDSVQTVLRQLVSGLRNRRFVAMHNTWPYFCRAFGFEMIAAIEPLPGQEPSLQTLATLTQLMRAESVRVIVLEPQHNPDIAQVLAGATGAEIVVLSQFIGILPDTETYLKLLDYNVKKLVRKLSIDR